In a single window of the Acetivibrio clariflavus DSM 19732 genome:
- a CDS encoding ATP-binding protein, with translation MNKVIIPNGANAVVAEYKEQLIPEYSGNPFIEALPPVYSKEEVVEKLSLYPRYNPEERRLDDHYRIHMVQRLFQCFQPLSIHFDLESRISRVIRQGYLARNPFKPSYAESLQDGYKAIQSMKWELSSNASFRTTASGFTIIGVSGMGKTTAINRVLSLYPQIIVHSEYNNTNFSMYQLVWLKLDCPFDGSLKGLCIEFFHKVDDLLGTDYHKKFGVGRNTVDTMLSVMSQIARNTALGVLVIDEIQHLSSTKSGGDEKMLNFFVTLVNTIGVPTVLIGTTKALSVLQSEFRQARRGSGQGDMIWERLSKDKSWELIINAFWDYQWTKKEVPLTPELSDVLYEESHYRHCGKTLCDVTNTGYSFRERGYHSKSD, from the coding sequence ATGAATAAAGTAATAATACCTAACGGTGCTAATGCTGTAGTTGCAGAATACAAGGAACAGTTGATACCTGAATATAGCGGGAATCCATTTATTGAAGCACTACCACCGGTTTACTCTAAGGAAGAGGTAGTGGAGAAACTATCTCTATATCCCCGCTATAATCCAGAGGAAAGACGATTGGATGACCACTACCGCATTCATATGGTACAGCGGTTGTTCCAGTGCTTTCAGCCGTTGAGTATTCATTTTGACCTTGAAAGCAGGATAAGCCGGGTTATAAGGCAGGGATACCTGGCACGTAACCCATTTAAACCTTCCTATGCTGAAAGCCTACAAGACGGATATAAGGCTATACAAAGCATGAAATGGGAGTTAAGCAGCAACGCATCCTTCAGGACTACTGCATCGGGATTTACTATTATAGGTGTAAGTGGAATGGGAAAGACAACTGCTATCAACCGTGTATTATCTCTTTATCCCCAGATAATTGTACATTCGGAATATAATAATACCAATTTTAGTATGTACCAACTGGTTTGGCTTAAGTTGGACTGTCCTTTTGATGGTTCTTTGAAAGGCCTGTGTATCGAGTTCTTCCATAAGGTAGATGACCTGTTGGGTACAGACTATCATAAGAAATTCGGGGTAGGTAGGAATACAGTAGACACTATGCTCTCCGTTATGTCTCAGATAGCCAGAAATACAGCGTTAGGAGTATTAGTAATTGACGAGATTCAACATCTGAGCAGTACAAAAAGCGGAGGGGACGAAAAGATGCTTAACTTTTTTGTCACCCTTGTAAATACTATCGGAGTGCCTACTGTACTTATTGGTACAACAAAAGCATTATCAGTTTTGCAATCTGAATTCCGTCAGGCAAGGCGTGGTAGCGGACAAGGGGATATGATTTGGGAGAGGTTGAGCAAAGATAAAAGTTGGGAACTGATTATCAATGCATTTTGGGACTATCAATGGACCAAAAAGGAAGTACCGCTAACACCTGAATTAAGTGATGTTCTCTATGAAGAGTCACATTATAGACATTGCGGTAAAACTTTATGCGATGTCACAAATACGGGCTATTCTTTCAGGGAAAGAGGTTATCACAGCAAATCTGATTAG
- a CDS encoding Mu transposase C-terminal domain-containing protein — translation MPGTVDPDVRERGDRDYRLDAKLDIYQFTQIIIKCALYHNNQYYLKNYGKEEMMVADEVECIPREIWNWGIANRAGKLRSVSEDIVKLNLMPSETAIVTVKGIKFKGLYYASPKTLKERWFEKARNKGTWKIDVSYDPRNMNYIYVKEQNSMDFEKCFLLEHQDRYKDKNLEEIQYLLEEEKLQIKIAEDKELQAKVDLITEIESIAKEAEKSFKEEKSNESDSKRKRGIKNNRRLEKMLNREKEAFELDKKETGSNAEVIPFSRAEQEEEVDENDTISLLIRKQREALKKIHE, via the coding sequence TTGCCTGGTACTGTTGACCCTGATGTGAGAGAGCGTGGCGACAGGGATTACAGGTTGGATGCCAAATTGGATATATACCAGTTTACACAGATAATCATAAAATGTGCCTTGTACCATAATAACCAGTATTACCTTAAAAACTATGGCAAGGAAGAGATGATGGTTGCTGATGAAGTAGAATGCATTCCACGGGAAATATGGAACTGGGGGATTGCGAACCGTGCGGGAAAATTGCGGAGTGTATCAGAGGATATCGTTAAACTAAATCTTATGCCATCAGAAACAGCAATTGTAACGGTAAAGGGGATAAAATTCAAAGGCTTGTATTATGCTTCACCAAAAACTCTTAAGGAGAGATGGTTTGAAAAGGCGAGAAATAAAGGAACATGGAAAATTGATGTTTCCTATGACCCCCGCAATATGAACTATATTTATGTCAAAGAGCAAAATAGCATGGACTTCGAGAAATGTTTTCTTCTGGAACACCAAGATAGGTATAAAGATAAAAATCTTGAGGAAATTCAATACCTTCTTGAAGAGGAGAAACTTCAAATAAAAATTGCAGAAGATAAGGAATTGCAGGCAAAGGTTGATTTAATTACTGAAATTGAAAGTATTGCAAAAGAGGCAGAAAAATCTTTTAAGGAAGAAAAATCAAATGAAAGTGATTCAAAACGTAAAAGAGGGATTAAAAACAACAGGAGATTAGAAAAGATGTTAAACAGGGAGAAAGAAGCCTTTGAACTGGATAAAAAAGAAACAGGAAGTAATGCAGAAGTTATACCGTTTAGCAGGGCAGAACAGGAGGAAGAGGTGGACGAGAATGATACGATAAGCCTTTTGATAAGAAAACAAAGGGAGGCTTTGAAGAAAATCCATGAATAA
- a CDS encoding DDE-type integrase/transposase/recombinase yields the protein MIAVNTLIKWEHDNDKESIERVLWLDRQQNIAYVINIYSNESPFLRYISDIEEGIKQGIANILDSDPFVKVIDEGELSEKSKEIRDKAWEVIKELVVIEPVIFYKKERRKLVLKASAIYNLHAKTISNYLKRFWKRGKTKNALLPDYYLCGGPGKERRAGNKKRGRRRKNAELVGEGINVDEEIKRIFNVTINKYYHTSAKNSLKLAYELMRKEFFSDEFKIENGIRVPVIKPMGEVPTYAQFRYWYYKNINLKKQISSRQSSKKYEQQYRPLLGNTTSEAIAPGSIYQIDATVGDIYLVSRYNRNWIIGRPVIYAVLDVFSRMVVGIYVGLEGPSWIGAMMALANAASDKVAFCKEYGIDIEEKDWPVHHLPESILADRGELEGKNVENLINALHVKIQNIPHIGQTGKQLLNSISELLI from the coding sequence ATGATAGCGGTAAATACATTAATCAAATGGGAACATGATAATGATAAAGAAAGCATAGAAAGGGTTTTATGGCTTGATAGGCAGCAAAACATTGCATATGTTATAAACATATATTCAAATGAAAGTCCTTTCCTAAGGTATATTTCTGATATTGAAGAGGGCATTAAGCAGGGGATTGCAAACATATTAGATAGCGACCCGTTTGTTAAGGTTATTGATGAAGGAGAATTATCAGAGAAATCAAAAGAAATACGTGATAAAGCATGGGAAGTAATTAAGGAACTGGTTGTGATTGAACCTGTTATTTTTTATAAGAAAGAACGGAGAAAACTCGTATTAAAGGCATCGGCTATTTATAATTTGCATGCCAAAACTATTTCAAATTACCTAAAACGATTCTGGAAAAGAGGGAAAACAAAGAACGCCTTGCTTCCGGACTACTATTTATGCGGAGGCCCGGGAAAAGAAAGACGGGCAGGAAACAAAAAGCGTGGGCGCAGAAGAAAAAATGCTGAACTGGTGGGTGAGGGAATCAATGTAGATGAAGAAATAAAAAGGATATTCAATGTCACTATCAATAAATACTATCACACAAGCGCCAAAAATTCTCTTAAACTTGCATATGAACTGATGAGAAAGGAATTCTTCAGTGATGAATTTAAGATAGAAAACGGAATAAGAGTTCCTGTAATAAAACCTATGGGTGAGGTTCCTACATATGCTCAATTCCGTTACTGGTATTATAAAAATATCAATTTAAAAAAGCAAATTTCATCCAGACAAAGCAGTAAAAAATATGAGCAGCAGTATAGACCCCTTTTAGGCAATACAACTTCCGAAGCAATTGCGCCAGGAAGTATCTATCAGATTGATGCAACTGTAGGCGACATTTACCTTGTGAGCCGGTATAACAGGAACTGGATAATTGGAAGACCGGTGATTTACGCAGTTTTAGATGTTTTCAGCAGAATGGTTGTTGGTATTTATGTTGGCTTAGAGGGTCCGAGTTGGATAGGGGCCATGATGGCTCTTGCAAATGCAGCGTCCGACAAAGTTGCCTTTTGCAAAGAATATGGAATAGATATTGAAGAAAAGGACTGGCCTGTCCACCACTTGCCAGAGTCCATTTTGGCTGACAGAGGGGAACTTGAAGGTAAAAATGTTGAAAACCTTATTAATGCTCTACATGTAAAGATACAGAATATCCCCCATATCGGGCAGACTGGAAAGCAATTGTTGAACAGTATTTCAGAATTACTAATTTAA
- a CDS encoding heteromeric transposase endonuclease subunit TnsA, whose amino-acid sequence MAKRKIDWDENKFKKWIQEGRGQGEGKDYKPWLTVQDFPSKGRVTRVFGWKTKRIHHFFTDSEARYFYLLEWEDDVLDIREHYPLFDCEEVMQNKAGLNFDLFKDKDTGTPYILSTSFFITLKKPNGRITYVARSLKADYELERKTALERLEIERRYWQSQNIDWGIVTQKEIPVVKAKNIEWIHSSLYPSDERGLTDEEVDYYCNAFIEKLAGSNTSIRNFTVQFDRLFNLDTGTGIYIFKRLIALKKIMVDMNKKIDLNNSTRSIEIINHSLTERVRIL is encoded by the coding sequence ATGGCTAAACGGAAAATAGATTGGGATGAAAATAAATTTAAAAAATGGATACAGGAAGGAAGAGGACAGGGGGAAGGCAAGGATTACAAGCCCTGGCTTACTGTACAGGACTTCCCCAGCAAAGGAAGGGTTACACGTGTATTTGGATGGAAAACAAAAAGAATTCATCATTTTTTTACGGATTCGGAAGCACGGTATTTTTATCTGTTGGAATGGGAGGATGATGTTTTAGATATCAGGGAACATTACCCCTTATTTGATTGTGAAGAAGTAATGCAAAACAAGGCTGGCTTAAATTTTGATTTATTTAAAGATAAAGATACAGGGACGCCATACATTTTATCCACATCATTTTTTATAACCCTGAAAAAACCAAACGGGAGGATAACATATGTCGCCAGAAGTCTTAAAGCAGATTATGAACTTGAGCGCAAAACAGCATTAGAAAGGCTGGAAATAGAGAGGAGATACTGGCAGAGCCAAAATATTGATTGGGGAATAGTAACACAAAAAGAGATTCCAGTGGTCAAAGCGAAGAATATAGAGTGGATTCACTCATCCTTGTATCCTTCCGATGAAAGAGGACTTACAGATGAAGAGGTTGACTATTACTGTAATGCTTTTATTGAGAAATTAGCAGGAAGTAATACATCGATTAGAAATTTCACTGTGCAGTTTGACAGGCTGTTTAATTTGGATACAGGTACAGGGATATACATATTTAAGCGCTTAATTGCCCTTAAAAAGATAATGGTGGACATGAATAAAAAAATCGACCTCAATAATTCGACCCGGAGTATAGAAATCATAAATCACAGTTTAACAGAAAGGGTGAGAATCCTATGA
- a CDS encoding ImmA/IrrE family metallo-endopeptidase has product MSELITSNNLEQVIEKNNLIKDDILRLINDFTVRFNKSRVTGQDKLSFSVLKEKHLIQIPIDDEYWGGAIITKGSIKIPVINTAQPRVYQYFVAWHEIYHLFYDLSLMDETHNIAVDMDLNERRADYFAAKMIFGNVYDYYYSLDDENFIDRVIKCMDVYKAPYKAVLIELFEEAVIKYNDLDLKEKILEHFDNKPDDLVQKFIDLELDSELVKPSFVVSLGGLEKKIQNAMKENPDVSHHKDNYQFLLKLKSKIKKGVEGLAK; this is encoded by the coding sequence ATGTCGGAATTAATAACGAGTAATAATCTTGAGCAGGTTATTGAAAAAAATAACCTGATTAAAGATGATATATTAAGATTAATAAATGATTTTACAGTCAGATTTAATAAGTCGAGGGTAACGGGACAGGATAAACTGTCTTTTTCGGTATTAAAAGAGAAGCATTTAATCCAGATTCCTATTGATGATGAGTATTGGGGCGGGGCTATTATTACAAAGGGAAGTATTAAAATACCAGTTATCAATACAGCACAGCCCCGTGTCTACCAATATTTTGTTGCATGGCATGAAATATATCATTTGTTCTATGACCTCAGTTTAATGGATGAGACCCATAATATTGCTGTTGATATGGATTTGAATGAGAGAAGAGCAGATTATTTTGCTGCAAAAATGATTTTTGGCAATGTGTACGACTACTACTATTCACTAGATGATGAAAATTTTATTGACAGAGTTATAAAATGCATGGATGTATATAAGGCACCATATAAGGCAGTACTGATAGAACTATTTGAAGAAGCCGTTATAAAATATAATGATTTGGATTTAAAAGAAAAAATTCTTGAGCATTTTGATAATAAACCCGATGACTTAGTGCAAAAATTTATAGATTTGGAATTGGATTCAGAGTTAGTAAAACCCTCATTTGTTGTAAGTTTGGGGGGATTAGAGAAAAAGATACAAAATGCTATGAAAGAAAACCCAGATGTTTCCCATCATAAAGATAATTATCAGTTTCTACTCAAACTAAAGAGTAAAATTAAAAAAGGAGTGGAGGGGCTTGCCAAATGA
- a CDS encoding helix-turn-helix domain-containing protein, producing MSMELLFENRKLIGKNILSIIKDNGYTKSSFSRLTNISRPTLDKLIKGEVDSLATFKTHVRKILETQGMDGEQLLNYVPKYNAKKELVFALSDNAPENHVLKPNAQEMFGILEDIVHMCELYYN from the coding sequence ATGAGTATGGAATTATTATTTGAAAATAGAAAACTAATTGGCAAAAATATATTGAGTATCATTAAAGACAACGGATATACGAAGTCTTCCTTCTCAAGACTTACCAATATTTCAAGACCTACTTTAGATAAATTAATCAAAGGAGAAGTCGACAGCCTTGCGACATTTAAAACTCATGTTCGAAAAATCTTGGAAACACAGGGCATGGATGGAGAACAACTACTTAACTATGTTCCAAAGTATAATGCAAAAAAGGAACTTGTTTTTGCTCTATCTGACAATGCTCCAGAGAATCATGTCCTGAAACCTAATGCTCAAGAGATGTTTGGTATTCTAGAAGATATAGTTCATATGTGCGAACTGTATTACAATTAA
- a CDS encoding ATP-binding protein, whose product MLLGPTGVGKTFLSIGIGVEAINCGYKVHFITMHDLIHILKTQEILRTSRTRYQRIVDSDLVIIDDLMFIAMEKHEANLFFQLINKLYGQSSIIITSNKGPEDWGELLGDPAITTAILDRIVHKCQVLNLDGGSYRLKHRQTIFGNN is encoded by the coding sequence ATTCTGCTCGGACCTACAGGAGTAGGTAAAACGTTTCTTTCTATAGGTATAGGCGTAGAAGCCATTAATTGTGGATACAAAGTTCACTTTATAACCATGCATGATTTAATACATATATTAAAAACTCAGGAGATATTAAGAACTTCCAGGACAAGATACCAACGTATTGTTGATTCTGATTTGGTAATAATCGATGACTTAATGTTTATAGCGATGGAAAAACATGAAGCTAATCTGTTCTTTCAGCTTATTAACAAACTATATGGGCAATCCTCAATTATTATTACTTCAAACAAAGGACCTGAAGACTGGGGGGAACTTTTAGGCGACCCGGCAATCACTACAGCAATATTAGATCGAATTGTCCATAAGTGCCAAGTGCTAAATCTTGACGGAGGAAGTTATAGGCTAAAACATCGACAAACCATATTTGGTAATAATTAG
- the istB gene encoding IS21-like element helper ATPase IstB, translating to MITKDKKELTEKIIEFTKTLHLPAFRKYFESEAKEALSKDLSFEEYLYCLLEKECDMRYDNMLKKRVRMAEFPYKKYLEELIVEDLPEDARKKLKLLKTLDFVKEGQNVILAGNPGTGKTHMAIGLGIKACLEGYKVWFTTVPLFITMLKEAKSQKTLRNFENRFLKYDLVILDELGYISFDKEGAELLFTNLSLRAGRKSTIITTNLSFERWDEVFQDPIMTAAMTDRLTHKSYMVNMNGNSYRLKETVKWMEENNL from the coding sequence ATGATTACCAAAGATAAGAAAGAATTAACTGAAAAAATCATTGAGTTTACAAAAACTTTGCATCTTCCTGCATTCCGGAAGTACTTTGAAAGTGAGGCAAAAGAAGCACTATCAAAAGACTTAAGCTTTGAAGAATATCTATATTGTCTTTTAGAGAAAGAGTGCGACATGAGATATGACAATATGCTCAAAAAAAGAGTTCGAATGGCAGAGTTTCCTTACAAAAAGTATTTAGAGGAATTGATAGTTGAGGATCTGCCGGAGGATGCCCGTAAAAAACTAAAACTCCTAAAAACTCTTGATTTTGTTAAAGAAGGACAAAATGTTATACTTGCCGGGAATCCCGGTACCGGTAAAACCCATATGGCTATAGGTCTTGGTATCAAGGCTTGTCTTGAAGGTTATAAAGTTTGGTTTACTACAGTTCCACTTTTTATTACAATGCTTAAGGAAGCCAAATCTCAAAAAACTCTACGTAATTTTGAAAACAGATTTTTAAAGTATGATCTTGTCATTCTTGATGAATTGGGATATATATCGTTTGACAAGGAAGGTGCTGAATTACTGTTTACAAATCTTTCATTACGGGCAGGGAGAAAGTCAACTATTATTACAACAAATTTATCATTTGAAAGGTGGGATGAAGTATTCCAAGACCCTATTATGACAGCTGCTATGACAGACAGACTTACTCATAAGTCTTATATGGTTAACATGAACGGAAACTCGTACAGGCTCAAAGAAACTGTTAAATGGATGGAAGAAAACAATCTTTAA
- a CDS encoding IS110 family transposase — MNFRPIAGIDVGKFFSEMAILSPTNEVVARMKIHHDSNTDVERAVELLNKTEKDFASRPFIVMESTGHYHKILFHSLCKAGFEVSVTNPIQTDSIKNIGIRKVKNDKVDARKIALLYRFQELKSTNIPNEDIECLRSLCRQYYKLSDELTAYKNRLTGIVDQLMLNFKDVFSNIFSKAAMAVLEEYPTPAHILKADRNKLISLIQKKSRKSLKWSTAKYELLVSKARDFAPLSIHNASNVIMLGVYISMIKTLEESLEKVLKSIRLLIAEDMAKDMPMLALTLELLQSLPGIGLLSAATILAEIGDFSAFKKPGKLVAYFGVDPSVMQSGEFTGTRNKMSKRGSRLLRRVLFTIALANIRTKRDKTACNPVLLEFYQQKCQSKPKKVALGAVMRKLVCIIFAVLRDRKPYQLRSPQEHAQMLAAKHTAA; from the coding sequence ATGAATTTCAGACCCATTGCAGGAATTGATGTGGGTAAGTTCTTCAGTGAAATGGCGATTCTTTCTCCTACCAATGAAGTGGTTGCCCGCATGAAGATTCACCATGATTCCAATACCGACGTTGAAAGAGCCGTTGAATTGCTTAATAAAACGGAAAAAGATTTTGCTTCAAGGCCTTTCATAGTCATGGAATCCACCGGGCACTATCACAAAATCCTTTTCCATTCACTTTGTAAAGCTGGATTTGAGGTTTCGGTAACAAACCCCATCCAAACTGATTCTATCAAAAATATTGGAATCAGAAAAGTGAAAAATGATAAAGTGGATGCCCGGAAAATTGCCCTACTCTATAGATTTCAGGAACTTAAGTCAACCAACATCCCCAATGAGGATATTGAGTGCCTAAGGAGCCTATGTCGCCAGTACTACAAACTGAGTGATGAGCTTACCGCCTACAAAAACAGGCTTACCGGTATTGTTGACCAACTCATGCTTAACTTCAAGGATGTCTTCTCCAATATATTTTCAAAGGCTGCTATGGCTGTCCTGGAGGAGTATCCTACTCCTGCCCATATTCTTAAGGCTGACAGGAACAAGCTGATTTCACTGATTCAGAAGAAATCCCGCAAAAGTCTCAAATGGTCAACTGCCAAGTATGAGCTTCTGGTCTCCAAGGCCAGAGATTTTGCACCTCTGAGCATTCATAATGCCTCAAATGTTATTATGCTGGGCGTATATATCTCCATGATCAAAACCTTGGAAGAAAGCCTGGAGAAAGTCCTTAAGTCCATTCGTCTACTGATTGCTGAAGATATGGCGAAGGATATGCCCATGCTGGCATTGACGCTTGAACTTTTGCAGAGCCTGCCAGGTATAGGCCTTCTCTCTGCTGCTACTATTCTTGCGGAGATTGGAGACTTTTCAGCCTTTAAAAAGCCAGGCAAGCTGGTTGCTTATTTCGGCGTTGACCCCTCTGTCATGCAGTCCGGAGAGTTTACCGGCACACGGAACAAGATGTCTAAGAGAGGTTCAAGGCTGCTTCGCAGGGTGCTTTTCACAATTGCTCTTGCTAATATCCGTACCAAGCGGGATAAGACAGCTTGCAACCCTGTGCTGCTGGAGTTCTACCAACAAAAATGCCAGAGTAAGCCTAAGAAAGTAGCTTTGGGAGCTGTTATGCGCAAGCTTGTTTGTATCATCTTTGCTGTCCTAAGGGATAGGAAACCTTACCAGTTACGCAGCCCCCAGGAACACGCTCAAATGCTTGCAGCAAAGCATACAGCAGCTTGA
- a CDS encoding radical SAM/SPASM domain-containing protein has product MNTVSRKNICITIIPTYNCNFRCEYCFEQNLFKKGAEFLNKKISKETVDAVFKQLNKFKEQKMKISGVYLFGGEPLLESNKDIVDYICKKCRENEIPISCISNGYGLDKYIDLIKEYKFEKVQITLDGIGEEHDKRRFLVGGKGTYDKIKSNITLALENGINITLRTNVNKKNKDAIKALIDEYKKEGWVDKENFSYYFKTTLKCYEEDFGNALSDVELMRQLAEYVGTDIERFRFNSIYNGVAMRIKYMLENNSFAPLQSGFCGANSGMYTIDPFGDIYPCWDVLAEEECKIGTVNNETGEFVLNAQHNIWKERTVDKIDDCNKCKYMFFCGGGCSAQARVLNNDINKVFCDDFTLLFDEVVVDVCENFLARKR; this is encoded by the coding sequence TTGAATACTGTCAGCAGAAAAAATATATGTATTACAATAATTCCTACATATAATTGTAATTTTAGATGCGAATATTGTTTCGAACAAAATTTATTCAAAAAAGGTGCAGAATTTCTAAACAAAAAAATTTCGAAAGAAACTGTTGATGCAGTTTTTAAGCAGCTAAATAAGTTTAAGGAGCAAAAAATGAAAATAAGTGGCGTTTACTTATTTGGAGGCGAACCACTACTTGAAAGTAATAAAGATATTGTAGATTATATATGCAAAAAATGTAGAGAAAATGAAATTCCGATTAGTTGTATTTCTAATGGCTATGGTTTGGACAAATATATTGATTTAATAAAAGAATACAAATTTGAAAAAGTTCAGATTACTCTTGATGGTATTGGGGAAGAGCATGATAAAAGAAGGTTTTTAGTAGGTGGCAAAGGAACATATGACAAAATAAAATCAAATATTACCTTAGCATTGGAAAACGGAATTAATATAACATTAAGAACAAATGTTAATAAAAAGAATAAGGATGCCATTAAAGCTTTAATAGATGAATATAAAAAAGAAGGTTGGGTTGATAAAGAAAACTTTAGTTATTATTTTAAGACAACACTCAAATGTTATGAAGAGGATTTTGGCAATGCTCTTTCAGATGTTGAGCTTATGAGACAATTAGCTGAGTATGTAGGTACAGACATTGAAAGATTTAGATTTAACAGTATTTATAACGGTGTTGCTATGAGAATAAAGTATATGTTAGAAAATAATTCTTTTGCGCCATTACAATCTGGATTTTGTGGAGCAAATTCAGGTATGTATACAATTGACCCCTTCGGTGATATATACCCTTGTTGGGATGTTTTGGCTGAAGAGGAGTGCAAAATTGGTACAGTAAATAATGAAACAGGCGAATTTGTGCTAAATGCTCAACATAATATATGGAAAGAAAGAACAGTAGACAAAATTGATGATTGCAATAAATGTAAATACATGTTTTTTTGTGGAGGAGGATGCTCTGCACAGGCAAGAGTCCTTAATAATGACATAAATAAAGTATTTTGTGATGATTTTACCTTACTTTTTGATGAGGTTGTTGTGGACGTATGTGAAAACTTCTTAGCTAGAAAAAGGTAA
- a CDS encoding IS4 family transposase yields MSIVSQKVKEENRFSLTVDNFFKMFSVGYLLKKSNAYKDKGIPCLTVFKVLFELVFTGKNLFMNYKAESFDIPFARDVVYRFLNSIHINWQRFLYLLSAKVINHHIDRLTSDERVDAFVIDDSFYSRTRSKSVELLSWVKDHADGNKNKKGFRMLTLGWTDGNSFIPVAFNLLSSTNPRVCINPAKNTIDKRTVGFKRRQNALATSPESALSMLEQAVATGIKAKYVLFDSWFSFPATIIKICKMNLNVIAMVKDTPKIYYNFNGEKKSLREIYRTVRKRRGRSKYLASVMVELHDKEGNHIPAKIVFVRDRRNKSKWLALISTDTSLPETEIIRIYGKRWDIEVFFKMCKSYLKLAKEFQGRSYDMMVAHTTIVFSRYIMLAVENRNNTDLRTIGTLFYYCCDELEDIKFHEALQLIIEALKTTLQEKLLLTKETVNEFLNYFVTCLPVHIKAKLSVVSCES; encoded by the coding sequence ATGTCTATTGTATCACAGAAGGTTAAGGAAGAAAATAGATTTTCTTTGACAGTTGATAACTTTTTCAAAATGTTTTCTGTAGGCTATCTGTTAAAAAAGTCAAACGCATATAAAGATAAAGGTATTCCTTGTCTTACGGTATTCAAAGTACTGTTTGAACTTGTTTTTACAGGCAAAAATCTGTTTATGAACTATAAAGCAGAAAGCTTTGATATACCATTTGCAAGGGATGTGGTCTACAGATTCTTAAATTCCATACATATCAACTGGCAAAGATTTTTATATTTGCTTTCTGCAAAGGTCATAAATCATCATATCGATAGATTAACGTCAGATGAACGGGTTGATGCCTTTGTAATTGACGATTCCTTCTACAGTAGGACAAGAAGCAAGTCAGTTGAGCTTTTAAGTTGGGTCAAAGATCATGCTGACGGCAATAAGAATAAAAAAGGCTTTCGTATGCTTACACTTGGTTGGACAGACGGTAATTCATTTATTCCTGTGGCCTTCAACCTTTTAAGTTCAACAAATCCAAGGGTTTGCATTAATCCAGCGAAAAATACTATAGATAAAAGAACCGTTGGTTTTAAACGCCGACAGAATGCCTTAGCCACTTCACCGGAATCTGCTCTGTCTATGCTGGAACAAGCAGTTGCTACCGGTATTAAAGCAAAATATGTTTTATTTGACAGTTGGTTCTCCTTTCCGGCTACTATTATCAAAATTTGTAAGATGAATCTTAATGTGATAGCTATGGTAAAGGATACTCCCAAGATTTACTATAACTTCAATGGTGAAAAAAAATCATTGAGAGAGATATACCGAACTGTCAGGAAACGTAGAGGAAGATCAAAATACCTTGCTTCAGTTATGGTAGAATTACACGATAAAGAAGGAAACCACATTCCAGCAAAAATTGTCTTTGTCCGTGACCGAAGAAACAAGAGTAAATGGCTAGCTCTCATATCTACAGATACTAGTCTTCCCGAAACAGAGATAATCAGGATATACGGAAAACGCTGGGACATAGAGGTATTCTTCAAGATGTGTAAGTCATACCTTAAGCTGGCTAAGGAATTTCAAGGTCGTTCTTATGATATGATGGTTGCCCATACAACTATTGTTTTTTCAAGGTACATTATGTTAGCGGTTGAGAACCGCAATAATACTGATTTACGCACTATTGGTACTTTGTTCTACTATTGCTGCGATGAACTTGAGGACATTAAATTCCATGAGGCACTGCAGCTTATAATAGAGGCTTTAAAAACTACTTTACAGGAAAAACTGCTTTTGACAAAGGAAACAGTCAACGAGTTTCTCAACTACTTTGTCACTTGTTTGCCTGTTCATATCAAGGCAAAGCTATCAGTTGTTTCCTGCGAAAGTTGA